In the Armatimonas rosea genome, one interval contains:
- a CDS encoding helix-turn-helix domain-containing protein: MVLKSFRPEGVSIGDVARNMGRARSTVQKMETSENPGVFTVKQYAEAVGKSPLEVIAAILGVDEKSVQNA; this comes from the coding sequence ATGGTACTAAAGAGTTTCAGACCCGAGGGTGTTTCCATTGGGGACGTGGCCCGGAACATGGGCAGGGCTCGCTCAACGGTTCAGAAGATGGAGACTAGCGAGAATCCCGGCGTCTTCACCGTGAAGCAGTACGCCGAAGCCGTGGGCAAGTCCCCGTTAGAGGTGATCGCCGCAATTCTGGGAGTGGACGAAAAAAGCGTACAAAATGCTTGA
- a CDS encoding helix-turn-helix domain-containing protein, with amino-acid sequence MTYLKMSSALESAGLGQWIKQKRLGLGLSLRELAELAGIAHSSLDKAERGGGMRDSTLELVVRALAGEGASEEEVTALSREARAVRAGLETEYVPDEDRIFFGGRFDNLPPDRKARVEELANELAALTDLENRLRDLERKQAIGGTGEPKEE; translated from the coding sequence GTGACATACTTAAAAATGAGCAGTGCTTTAGAATCTGCCGGGCTTGGTCAGTGGATAAAGCAGAAGCGCCTAGGGCTAGGGCTTTCCCTCAGGGAACTTGCCGAACTTGCCGGTATCGCCCATTCGTCTCTGGATAAAGCGGAGCGTGGTGGTGGGATGCGGGATAGCACCCTTGAGCTGGTCGTGCGAGCGCTGGCAGGGGAAGGCGCATCGGAAGAGGAAGTGACGGCGCTCTCCAGAGAGGCAAGAGCAGTGCGGGCTGGCCTTGAGACCGAGTACGTCCCCGACGAAGACCGGATTTTCTTCGGTGGGCGATTCGACAACCTACCCCCTGACCGCAAGGCCCGTGTAGAGGAGCTGGCAAACGAGCTGGCGGCGCTGACCGACCTGGAGAATCGCCTGCGGGACTTGGAGCGCAAGCAGGCTATCGGCGGCACAGGAGAGCCCAAAGAAGAGTAG